From the Nitrospirota bacterium genome, one window contains:
- a CDS encoding SgcJ/EcaC family oxidoreductase, producing the protein MKHVFAAVLFLMIAGPALASGGEHAKDEDAIRAAWAGHVAGMNKHDAKAAAAFMSEDGDLMDPMGKMARGRVEIEMLLAEHFQSDMMKNGTGELTVTNVMFIKPDVAVVDGDATMSGMTGPEGKPMPPMKHHATGVMVKKSGKWWAQAIRVMMPPPPPVPAGQAPAKK; encoded by the coding sequence ATGAAACACGTTTTTGCAGCAGTCCTTTTCCTCATGATCGCTGGTCCAGCGCTGGCGAGTGGTGGGGAACACGCAAAAGATGAAGACGCGATTAGGGCGGCGTGGGCCGGACACGTCGCCGGGATGAACAAGCATGACGCGAAGGCCGCGGCGGCGTTCATGTCCGAGGATGGGGATCTCATGGACCCCATGGGCAAAATGGCCCGGGGTCGCGTCGAGATTGAGATGTTGCTGGCGGAGCATTTTCAGTCCGACATGATGAAGAACGGCACCGGCGAGCTGACCGTCACGAACGTGATGTTCATCAAGCCGGACGTCGCGGTGGTCGATGGCGATGCGACGATGTCCGGGATGACGGGTCCGGAAGGGAAGCCGATGCCGCCCATGAAACACCACGCCACCGGTGTAATGGTCAAGAAATCAGGGAAGTGGTGGGCACAGGCCATTCGAGTCATGATGCCGCCCCCGCCGCCGGTCCCTGCCGGTCAGGCTCCGGCCAAGAAGTAG
- a CDS encoding SurA N-terminal domain-containing protein encodes MLTLIRRKRFRRYVKIVFGVVAFVFIIGFALDVSNVGQQQDALVAAKVNGEVISTLEISRIYRDQVRDRYSELTPEQRKQLNLPKQVLDDVIESRLILAEVPELGFKVGGEQLRENIQGRPYFQEKGQFSMERYRRILQQAGTNPAQFEASERDSISLEAVQNLLSALTYVPAAAVDRASLMKNIQANVEVLEIDPDEVAKTLKPGAADLQAHFESHKDSYKTDEKRKVEFVEFPDQSAVQKAAEALGESKDLAKRAGEMKWELKRTSWLTRHGTVDGISDAENFLAQAFLLGAGEIGPPLNTGGKYFLIRVAEIEAPRPAAFEEVKERVRADWLKDKSGEAARLKAETLLAKARGAKNLKSLKIAGAPVSFETGLFSAETPSISRIGDSKDFKVAVFGLSPEKRWPDKPVQVGRKWYVLRLVELKLPTKDDWVKDRTEAQDDLSRLKRFELLRHWRQTLKDKSKIKINEDALKTLS; translated from the coding sequence ATGCTGACCCTCATCCGGCGCAAGCGGTTCCGACGATACGTCAAGATCGTGTTCGGCGTCGTCGCGTTCGTGTTCATCATCGGATTTGCGCTCGACGTGTCGAACGTGGGCCAGCAGCAGGACGCGCTCGTGGCCGCGAAAGTGAACGGGGAGGTCATCAGCACACTCGAAATTTCGCGGATCTACCGCGACCAGGTTCGCGACCGATATTCCGAGTTGACACCGGAGCAGCGAAAGCAGCTCAACCTGCCGAAACAGGTTCTGGACGATGTGATCGAGAGCCGGCTGATCCTCGCCGAGGTGCCGGAACTCGGCTTCAAGGTCGGCGGGGAGCAACTCAGGGAGAACATCCAAGGCCGTCCGTATTTTCAGGAGAAGGGCCAGTTCAGTATGGAGCGCTACCGGCGGATTCTCCAGCAGGCGGGAACCAATCCGGCGCAGTTCGAAGCCTCCGAACGCGACTCCATCTCGTTGGAAGCGGTCCAAAACCTGCTCTCTGCCCTCACCTATGTGCCTGCGGCCGCGGTGGATCGCGCCTCGCTCATGAAAAATATTCAGGCCAACGTCGAAGTATTGGAAATCGATCCGGATGAGGTGGCCAAGACCCTGAAGCCCGGGGCCGCCGACCTCCAGGCCCATTTCGAATCGCACAAGGATTCCTACAAGACGGATGAGAAACGGAAAGTCGAGTTTGTCGAGTTTCCCGATCAGTCGGCCGTGCAAAAAGCGGCTGAGGCGTTGGGCGAGTCCAAGGATCTGGCCAAGAGGGCGGGCGAGATGAAATGGGAGCTAAAGCGAACCTCTTGGCTGACGCGCCACGGGACGGTGGACGGGATTTCGGATGCGGAGAATTTTCTGGCGCAAGCGTTCCTCCTGGGGGCGGGCGAGATCGGTCCACCGCTCAATACGGGCGGGAAATACTTCCTAATCCGCGTGGCCGAAATCGAGGCGCCCCGCCCGGCGGCGTTCGAAGAGGTGAAGGAGCGGGTCCGCGCGGATTGGCTGAAGGACAAATCGGGTGAGGCCGCGCGCCTCAAGGCGGAGACCCTTCTGGCGAAGGCCCGGGGCGCGAAGAATTTGAAGTCGCTGAAGATAGCCGGGGCACCTGTCTCCTTCGAGACCGGCCTTTTTTCCGCGGAGACTCCGTCCATTTCAAGAATCGGAGACTCGAAGGATTTCAAGGTAGCCGTTTTCGGGTTGTCGCCCGAGAAGAGATGGCCGGACAAACCGGTTCAAGTCGGGCGGAAGTGGTACGTCCTGCGGCTCGTGGAACTCAAGCTGCCCACAAAGGACGATTGGGTGAAGGACAGGACCGAGGCCCAAGACGATCTCTCTCGATTGAAACGTTTCGAACTCCTCCGCCACTGGCGTCAGACGCTCAAAGACAAATCCAAAATCAAGATCAACGAAGACGCGCTGAAAACACTTTCCTGA
- a CDS encoding type II toxin-antitoxin system Phd/YefM family antitoxin has protein sequence MMDLLRAEYIGVRTLKTHLSKYLRGDRPVVVTERGRPKRVILGYNDAVDLIEMMEEARDSEWTAEVERSRRAYRKGGGVPFRGGSLRRRVGLGR, from the coding sequence ATGATGGATCTATTGCGTGCCGAATACATCGGGGTGCGGACCCTCAAGACCCATCTCTCAAAATACCTGCGAGGTGATCGACCGGTTGTGGTGACGGAGCGTGGCCGACCCAAGCGTGTCATCCTTGGCTACAACGATGCCGTCGATCTTATCGAGATGATGGAAGAAGCTCGCGACAGCGAATGGACCGCCGAGGTTGAACGATCCCGCCGGGCATACCGCAAGGGCGGGGGAGTGCCTTTCCGGGGGGGCTCACTTCGCCGTCGAGTGGGTCTCGGGCGCTAG
- the dctP gene encoding TRAP transporter substrate-binding protein DctP, which translates to MLIRGIPFCLLLAALFASSVPPSHAQAPKPEVTLRWGSLAPQGTAYTDSMEMWKKRLEEKSKGRIKNILFMGGVVGDEPDMIKKLRIGQLDVGGFTMKGTFSALNELTVFGLPFLLEDNDEADYVMLSLFNEIDALMDKKGFKLIGLVEEGFDLPYSKNKIELPEGFRGQRVWNWSTEPVGMATFKALGVESPIQTPVPEVLPSLQTGLLNVVTASPLAAVGMQWSTQVKYVYDMNLYYDPGVVLINNSSWNKMPADLQQVFLDTSSELSDYFFQLERPDQERSMEAMLKHGIQLVKPDPAALQVLKNKTQPVWDELADKVYPKSLLEKILVAKKQWAEMKSKGVAKPPRKRVVVQRVRIK; encoded by the coding sequence ATGTTGATTCGAGGCATCCCTTTTTGCCTGCTCCTTGCCGCCCTCTTTGCCTCTTCGGTTCCACCCTCCCATGCTCAGGCTCCCAAACCTGAAGTCACCCTCCGATGGGGCTCGCTTGCCCCCCAAGGCACGGCCTACACGGATTCGATGGAGATGTGGAAAAAGCGTCTCGAAGAAAAGAGCAAGGGCCGGATCAAGAATATCCTTTTCATGGGCGGCGTGGTCGGCGATGAGCCGGACATGATCAAGAAGCTCCGCATCGGTCAACTCGACGTGGGCGGCTTCACCATGAAGGGCACCTTCTCCGCGCTCAACGAGCTGACCGTGTTCGGCCTCCCTTTCCTTCTCGAAGACAACGACGAAGCCGACTACGTGATGCTTTCCCTCTTCAACGAAATCGACGCCCTGATGGACAAGAAGGGCTTCAAGCTCATCGGCCTGGTGGAGGAAGGGTTCGACCTGCCCTACTCCAAGAACAAAATCGAATTGCCGGAGGGCTTCCGCGGCCAACGCGTGTGGAACTGGAGCACGGAACCCGTGGGCATGGCCACCTTCAAGGCCCTCGGCGTGGAAAGCCCGATTCAAACGCCGGTTCCCGAAGTGCTTCCCTCGCTGCAAACAGGGCTTCTGAACGTGGTGACGGCCAGTCCACTCGCCGCCGTCGGAATGCAATGGAGCACGCAGGTGAAGTACGTCTACGACATGAATCTCTACTACGATCCCGGCGTCGTCCTCATCAACAATTCAAGCTGGAACAAAATGCCGGCGGACCTCCAGCAGGTGTTCCTTGATACGAGCTCCGAACTCTCGGACTACTTCTTCCAGCTTGAACGGCCCGACCAGGAGCGCTCCATGGAGGCGATGCTGAAGCACGGCATCCAGCTCGTGAAGCCGGACCCGGCCGCCCTCCAGGTTTTGAAAAACAAGACGCAGCCGGTGTGGGACGAACTGGCGGACAAAGTTTATCCGAAATCGCTGCTGGAAAAGATCCTCGTCGCGAAAAAGCAGTGGGCCGAGATGAAGTCCAAGGGCGTCGCGAAACCGCCCCGGAAGCGCGTCGTCGTCCAACGCGTCCGCATCAAGTAG
- a CDS encoding type II toxin-antitoxin system RelE/ParE family toxin: protein MGPYRLVYAADRNRRAIERFLLGIPRNERVLLVGKLESLAVNPKPVQYRMLRPPVPIEGYLAPHRLRVGDYRIFYDIDESAKTVVLIGIRRRHEHTYR, encoded by the coding sequence ATGGGCCCCTACAGACTGGTCTACGCGGCTGATCGCAATCGACGGGCGATCGAGCGGTTCCTTTTGGGCATTCCCAGGAACGAACGCGTGCTTCTTGTGGGCAAACTGGAATCCCTGGCGGTCAACCCTAAACCCGTGCAGTACAGAATGCTGAGGCCGCCCGTTCCGATCGAGGGATACCTTGCGCCTCATCGACTGCGGGTCGGAGACTACCGGATTTTCTACGACATTGACGAGTCCGCGAAGACTGTCGTCTTGATCGGCATCCGTCGCAGGCACGAACACACCTACAGGTGA
- a CDS encoding trypsin-like peptidase domain-containing protein has translation MATYRRSTTRKVSSESESSSESESLHPEGFRDALESIRKSVVFLGTGSAEKNFTPCATGFLVASMGVLVVITAKHVVLKGGTDVINDDLLVAFRQVGGGLATRSVREIKTTFKDELEWVFHPSEDVAAIPFLHQPGVDDLKSIPQDFCLESKNLCGLMQVFFPAYQPGASEIAGIRPIMRVGHISDIGPGRKFLLDGAAFPGNSGSPVFTAPSHMNLVSGIGGPRLVGLISGYLTYRDVAVSEQTQMPRVMFEENTGLSVCCTYDAIDDVLTGEEFQVMLKRLAPLRGVETSK, from the coding sequence TTGGCGACCTACCGGAGGAGCACCACACGCAAAGTGAGTAGTGAGTCTGAGTCATCTAGCGAAAGCGAGAGTCTTCATCCTGAAGGCTTTAGGGATGCCCTTGAATCGATCCGAAAGAGTGTCGTCTTTTTGGGGACGGGTTCGGCAGAGAAGAATTTCACGCCATGTGCGACCGGATTCCTGGTCGCTTCGATGGGAGTCTTGGTAGTCATAACGGCCAAACACGTAGTGCTCAAGGGCGGGACTGATGTAATCAACGATGATCTCTTGGTGGCCTTCCGACAGGTTGGAGGGGGCCTGGCTACTCGGAGCGTTCGAGAGATCAAGACCACTTTCAAGGACGAATTGGAGTGGGTGTTCCATCCCAGCGAAGATGTCGCGGCCATTCCATTCCTGCACCAGCCCGGCGTCGACGACCTCAAATCCATTCCTCAGGATTTTTGTTTGGAGAGCAAGAACCTCTGCGGACTTATGCAGGTGTTTTTCCCTGCCTACCAGCCTGGAGCATCTGAGATAGCAGGGATACGGCCCATCATGAGGGTCGGGCATATCAGCGATATTGGGCCAGGGCGGAAGTTTCTTCTGGATGGGGCAGCCTTTCCTGGGAACAGCGGGTCGCCGGTATTCACTGCCCCGTCGCACATGAATCTTGTTTCAGGAATAGGTGGCCCTCGGTTGGTCGGCCTGATTTCCGGTTATCTCACGTATCGAGATGTTGCCGTCAGTGAGCAGACTCAGATGCCGCGCGTGATGTTTGAGGAGAACACAGGACTTTCAGTATGCTGCACGTATGACGCTATTGACGATGTTCTTACTGGGGAAGAGTTTCAAGTCATGCTCAAGCGACTGGCGCCTCTCAGGGGAGTAGAAACTTCCAAGTAG
- a CDS encoding alpha/beta fold hydrolase — MLRSHDPSTHRPRSEADGTNGRQSAFDRFRVHVEGFIYLLEDFTWILLLGPLEDALDSHPPLSGDRVGHPIVAVHGFGQTMHVYHKMRRYMKTHGREFHLFNYFTPESIKKTVGKLDRYVDRVLEKTGAEKVDLIGHSLGGLVVRYYVQAGGGSRKVSTCITLGAPHDGTRISPYLPVIRSMAEMSRTLRESRFCRELNAMEKPAGVRFINIYSPNDFFVRSKGRGSWEEADRNVGVDFVGHLGMIMDYRFFDVLLRELRPAQQAGNVISMQDRHR, encoded by the coding sequence ATGCTGAGATCGCATGATCCTTCCACTCATCGTCCCCGCAGCGAAGCGGATGGGACGAACGGCCGTCAGTCGGCGTTCGACCGGTTCCGCGTCCACGTCGAAGGATTCATCTACCTCCTGGAAGATTTCACCTGGATCCTGCTCCTCGGTCCGCTTGAAGACGCGTTGGACTCCCATCCGCCGCTTTCAGGAGATCGCGTCGGCCACCCCATCGTGGCGGTGCACGGTTTCGGCCAGACGATGCACGTCTACCATAAGATGCGCCGATACATGAAAACGCACGGGCGGGAGTTTCACCTGTTCAACTACTTCACGCCGGAATCGATCAAGAAAACAGTCGGCAAGCTGGATCGATACGTGGATCGCGTGCTGGAGAAGACCGGGGCCGAGAAGGTGGACCTCATCGGCCATAGCCTGGGCGGTTTGGTGGTGCGGTATTACGTGCAGGCCGGCGGAGGGAGCCGGAAAGTTTCCACGTGCATAACCCTGGGAGCGCCCCACGATGGGACGCGGATCTCTCCCTACCTGCCGGTGATCCGGAGCATGGCCGAGATGAGCCGGACGCTTCGGGAAAGCCGCTTCTGCCGGGAACTCAACGCGATGGAGAAGCCGGCCGGCGTGCGCTTCATCAATATCTACTCTCCGAACGACTTCTTCGTCCGATCGAAGGGGCGGGGTTCCTGGGAGGAGGCCGACCGGAATGTCGGTGTGGATTTCGTGGGCCACCTCGGGATGATCATGGACTATCGGTTCTTCGACGTCCTGCTCAGGGAACTTCGGCCGGCGCAGCAGGCGGGAAATGTAATCTCCATGCAGGATCGGCATCGCTGA
- a CDS encoding CPBP family intramembrane metalloprotease: MAILTLSLWPPVVVLVASLASGGMVWPTLIADHVGCIGIPRISMREAGLASMPTARWIILTLATSALILLAFLVAGFLLRSRGFQPPADMQAFLSTEPWGLFGVYWILVNPFAEEYYWRGFLQPKTGLIRTSACFALMHYPLYAAYVGWAGALPSVLAPLAAGFFWGWLKNRSGSLWPALITHTAVNAGMYIAATMLRG; the protein is encoded by the coding sequence ATGGCGATCCTGACTCTTTCGCTGTGGCCGCCCGTGGTGGTACTGGTCGCCTCTTTGGCAAGCGGAGGGATGGTGTGGCCAACGCTGATCGCGGATCACGTGGGCTGCATCGGCATTCCCCGGATTTCGATGCGGGAGGCAGGACTCGCTTCCATGCCCACCGCACGATGGATCATCCTGACCCTGGCGACTTCGGCGCTGATCCTTCTCGCGTTTCTGGTAGCCGGCTTCCTATTACGATCCCGAGGGTTCCAGCCACCGGCAGACATGCAGGCATTTCTCTCGACGGAGCCATGGGGACTGTTCGGCGTGTACTGGATTCTGGTAAACCCGTTCGCCGAGGAATACTACTGGCGCGGGTTTCTCCAGCCGAAAACAGGTCTCATTCGTACCTCGGCATGCTTTGCCCTGATGCACTACCCGCTCTACGCGGCCTACGTCGGATGGGCAGGGGCGCTTCCCAGCGTCCTTGCACCACTGGCTGCCGGATTCTTCTGGGGTTGGCTGAAAAACCGCTCGGGAAGCCTCTGGCCCGCCCTCATTACCCACACCGCCGTCAACGCAGGAATGTACATCGCAGCCACGATGCTCCGCGGTTAG